The following proteins are co-located in the Paralichthys olivaceus isolate ysfri-2021 chromosome 10, ASM2471397v2, whole genome shotgun sequence genome:
- the gpr143 gene encoding G-protein coupled receptor 143 translates to MASPRLETFCCPNRDAATDFVVTFQPVLFGALSLGSAAFSLLFAVLQILPKRKGYRRLGQYPLPRPASSSRILFIISVCDILGCTGIILRSSLWLGLPNIMDQISVVNNTDVWPEVFCVGSAMWIQLFFSASFWWTFCYAVDVFLVVKTSAGISTIILYHMITWGLAVLLCVEGVAMLYYPSISDCEQGLQHAIPHYVTTYAPMLLVLAANPIFFNRTISAVTSLLKGRQGIYTENERRLANEIKIRFFKMMLVFFICWVPNIINESLLFYLEMQTDINDNSLRNVRNAALITWFIMGILNPMQAFINTLAFHGWTGFDIDFSLQRRRELAWDSLSTSVPNTASHNPMVGTTLLYQSHIQEAKKSMAGNGQHQSDAISVLSEGSESSTVEIHISSELRDYEDIDADGESLENSVRD, encoded by the exons ATGGCTTCCCCCCGGCTGGAGACCTTCTGCTGCCCGAACCGGGACGCTGCGACGGATTTTGTGGTCACCTTCCAGCCGGTGCTGTTCGGGGCTCTGAGTCTGGGCAGCGCCGCTTTCAGCCTCCTGTTCGCCGTGCTCCAAATTCTGCCAAAGCGCAAAGGCTACAGAAGACTGGGACAGTATCCTCTGCCAAGGCCCGCGTCCTCCTCGCGGATATTGttcatcatcagtgtgtgtgacatcCTGGGATGCACAG GTATCATCCTGAGGTCGTCGCTGTGGCTGGGCCTTCCCAACATCATGGACCAGATCTCAGTGGTCAACAACACTGACGTCTGGCCTGAAGTCTTCTGCGTGGGCAGCGCA ATGTGGATCCAGTTGTTTTTCAGCGCCTCTTTTTGGTGGACCTTCTGCTACGCTGTTGACGTTTTCCTGGTGGTGAAAACATCGGCAGGAATCAG CACCATTATCCTCTACCACATGATTACATGGGGTCtggctgtgctgctgtgtgtcgaAGGAGTGGCCATGCTCTACTACCCATCCATCTCTGA TTGCGAGCAAGGCCTGCAGCATGCCATCCCTCATTACGTCACCACGTACGCACCCATGCTGCTCGTCCTCGCAGCCAACCCCATCTTCTTCAACAGGACCATATCTGCAG TGACATCTTTACTGAAAGGACGACAGGGAATCTACACAGAAAACGAGAGGCGGCTGGCCAATGAGATAAAAATACGCTTCTTCAAGATGATGCTGGTGTTCTTTATATG CTGGGTTCCCAACATCATCAACGAGAGCCTCCTCTTCTACCTGGAGATGCAGACGGACATCAACGACAACAGTCTCAGGAATGTTCGAAACGCAGCCCTCATCACATGGTTCATTATG GGAATCCTGAACCCCATGCAGGCCTTCATCAACACCCTGGCCTTCCACGGCTGGACAGGCTTCGACATCGACTTCAGCCTGCAGCGGAGGAGGGAGCTGGCCTGGGACTCGCTCTCCACTTCGGTGCCCAACACCGCCAGCCACAACCCCATGGTGGGAACTACCCTTCTCTACCAGAGCCACATCCAGGAGGCCAAGAAGAGCATGGCAGGCAATGGGCAGCACCAGTCCGACGCCATCAGTGTCCTCTCAGAAG